From Coffea arabica cultivar ET-39 chromosome 10e, Coffea Arabica ET-39 HiFi, whole genome shotgun sequence, one genomic window encodes:
- the LOC113713051 gene encoding tRNA (carboxymethyluridine(34)-5-O)-methyltransferase-like isoform X1 yields the protein MVLGIASASRFYFKRGFGHSSVIRSSFCSLRSSSDMKEVSSDKGSSGSALAGGDSPALPPVKVGASLRSPSSVVQSTPEIEKKYVHRVYDAIAPHFSSTRFAKWPKVSAFLNSLAAGSLVLDAGCGNGKYLGLNPNCYFIGCDISAPLIKICADRGHEVLVADAVNLPYRTGYGDAAISIAVLHHLSTERRRRKAVDELIRVVKKGGFVLITVWAREQEDGALLNKWTPLTQKYLEEWVGPGSPRVRSPSSPLTLESIPEAEENGSREQLKEFTDKYTDLRSLQLRHLHMNSQAADLSLASLTKKGCEDQQEFFVPWHLPYHRAEVSGASANAVASGLAKKDDKKGAVVYNRYYHVFSEGELEKLVSGIGNAVVVDRFFDKSNWCIILEKIS from the exons ATGGTATTGGGCATTGCAAGTGCTAGTAGGTTTTATTTCAAGAGGGGTTTTGGGCATTCTTCTGTCATACGAAGTAGTTTCTGTAGTCTGAGGAGTTCTAGTGATATGAAAGAAGTCTCTAGTGACAAAGGCTCTAGTGGGTCCGCTTTAGCCGGTGGAGATTCTCCTGCTCTACCACCTGTAAAGGTTGGTGCCAGCCTAAGGTCTCCTTCTTCAGTTGTACAATCCACACCAGAAATCGAAAAGAAGTATGTTCATCGTGTTTATGATGCAATTGCTCCCCATTTTAGTTCTACTCGGTTTGCCAAGTGGCCAAAGGTTTCGGCTTTTCTGAATTCTTTGGCTGCTGGATCCCTTGTCTTGGATGCTGGATGTGGAAATGGAAAATACTTGGGGCTTAATCCCAATTGCTATTTTATTGGTTGTGATATAAGTGCACCCCTTATCAAGATTTGTGCGGATAGAGGGCATGAAGTCTTGGTTGCTGATGCTGTCAATCTTCCATATCGGACTGGTTATGGTGATGCAGCAATCTCCATTGCTGTCTTACATCACCTTAGCACAGAAAGGAGAAGGAGAAAAGCCGTAGATGAATTAATCCGTGTTGTGAAGAAGGGTGGATTTGTTTTGATAACAGTTTGGGCTAGGGAGCAAGAGGATGGAGCACTATTAAACAAGTGGACTCCACTTACTCAGAAATATTTGGAGGAGTGGGTAGGGCCAGGTAGTCCTCGTGTTCGAAGCCCTTCTTCCCCTTTAACTCTGGAGAGTATACCGGAAGCTGAGGAAAATGGTTCAAGAGAGCAGTTAAAAGAATTTACGGATAAATATACTGATTTAAGATCACTTCAATTAAGGCATTTGCACATGAATTCTCAGGCTGCAGATCTTTCATTGGCTTCATTAACTAAAAAAGGTTGTGAAGACCAGCAGGAATTTTTTGTTCCATGGCACTTGCCTTATCATCGAGCTGAAGTAAGTGGAGCTTCTGCTAATGCTGTTGCGAGTGGTCTCGCAAAGAAGGATGATAAGAAGGGTGCAGTGGTTTACAACAGATATTACCATGTTTTCAGTGAAGGTGAACTTGAAAA ATTGGTGTCTGGTATAGGCAATGCAGTTGTTGTTGATAGATTTTTTGATAAATCAAATTGGTGCATTATTCTTGAGAAAAT
- the LOC113713051 gene encoding tRNA (carboxymethyluridine(34)-5-O)-methyltransferase-like isoform X2 yields the protein MVLGIASASRFYFKRGFGHSSVIRSSFCSLRSSSDMKEVSSDKGSSGSALAGGDSPALPPVKVGASLRSPSSVVQSTPEIEKKYVHRVYDAIAPHFSSTRFAKWPKVSAFLNSLAAGSLVLDAGCGNGKYLGLNPNCYFIGCDISAPLIKICADRGHEVLVADAVNLPYRTGYGDAAISIAVLHHLSTERRRRKAVDELIRVVKKGGFVLITVWAREQEDGALLNKWTPLTQKYLEEWVGPGSPRVRSPSSPLTLESIPEAEENGSREQLKEFTDKYTDLRSLQLRHLHMNSQAADLSLASLTKKGCEDQQEFFVPWHLPYHRAEVSGASANAVASGLAKKDDKKGAVVYNRYYHVFSEGELEK from the coding sequence ATGGTATTGGGCATTGCAAGTGCTAGTAGGTTTTATTTCAAGAGGGGTTTTGGGCATTCTTCTGTCATACGAAGTAGTTTCTGTAGTCTGAGGAGTTCTAGTGATATGAAAGAAGTCTCTAGTGACAAAGGCTCTAGTGGGTCCGCTTTAGCCGGTGGAGATTCTCCTGCTCTACCACCTGTAAAGGTTGGTGCCAGCCTAAGGTCTCCTTCTTCAGTTGTACAATCCACACCAGAAATCGAAAAGAAGTATGTTCATCGTGTTTATGATGCAATTGCTCCCCATTTTAGTTCTACTCGGTTTGCCAAGTGGCCAAAGGTTTCGGCTTTTCTGAATTCTTTGGCTGCTGGATCCCTTGTCTTGGATGCTGGATGTGGAAATGGAAAATACTTGGGGCTTAATCCCAATTGCTATTTTATTGGTTGTGATATAAGTGCACCCCTTATCAAGATTTGTGCGGATAGAGGGCATGAAGTCTTGGTTGCTGATGCTGTCAATCTTCCATATCGGACTGGTTATGGTGATGCAGCAATCTCCATTGCTGTCTTACATCACCTTAGCACAGAAAGGAGAAGGAGAAAAGCCGTAGATGAATTAATCCGTGTTGTGAAGAAGGGTGGATTTGTTTTGATAACAGTTTGGGCTAGGGAGCAAGAGGATGGAGCACTATTAAACAAGTGGACTCCACTTACTCAGAAATATTTGGAGGAGTGGGTAGGGCCAGGTAGTCCTCGTGTTCGAAGCCCTTCTTCCCCTTTAACTCTGGAGAGTATACCGGAAGCTGAGGAAAATGGTTCAAGAGAGCAGTTAAAAGAATTTACGGATAAATATACTGATTTAAGATCACTTCAATTAAGGCATTTGCACATGAATTCTCAGGCTGCAGATCTTTCATTGGCTTCATTAACTAAAAAAGGTTGTGAAGACCAGCAGGAATTTTTTGTTCCATGGCACTTGCCTTATCATCGAGCTGAAGTAAGTGGAGCTTCTGCTAATGCTGTTGCGAGTGGTCTCGCAAAGAAGGATGATAAGAAGGGTGCAGTGGTTTACAACAGATATTACCATGTTTTCAGTGAAGGTGAACTTGAAAAGTAA
- the LOC113712652 gene encoding uncharacterized protein has protein sequence MEKEESVEKKAANSSNPGKEGDTSDSPKEHNENGLHMEPHLDTNLASQVLEENAPDTRIDEHEKESPTKKDVIESPTNKSEKGPSDLAKGEDGKEISSEDGNVDSVRCKKSEEEIVELQKEPLGLRNVSEEATEAGSQKTHSNLGEKEAGYSEGTTKNLEDILYEEEEEPVFDGTEHPGMDPNRSSSGSSMENESETQGYAWPEKAVAVKNFVKEKSVVAVSRLLRRLSGKSNDGQDDPDEEHENNTSNREKKEVAGSSRESAAQECSPKTVERYGWNPLSLIGISREADADNKDEQVGNATVITEPLPMKGRIILYTRLGCQDCKEARQFLHRKRLRYVEINIDVYPGRKLELEKIAGSSAVPKIFFNEVLVGGLSELKSLDESGKLEEKIEYVISEVPSFEAPLPPLSGEDDLSSSGSIDELALIARKMKENIVVKDRFYKMRRFTNCFLGLEAVDFLSEDQYLEREEAVEFGRKLASKLFFQHVLDENVFEDGSHLYRFLDDDPLVSQCQNIPRGVIEAKPKPIIEISSRLRFLFYAILEAYTSEDRKHVDYRSIHGSEEFARYLRIIEELQRVELHDMPREEKLSFFINLYNMMAIHAILVWGHPSGPLERRKLFGDFKYVIGGCTYSLSAIYNGILRSNQRPPYNLTKPFGIKDKRIKMILPYPEPLVHFALVYGTRSGPALRCYSPGDIDKQLMEAAHNFIRSGGLIVDLDAKTLYISKIFRWYSSDFGKTEVEVLKHGANYLEPEQSQTLLELLSSTQLKLVYQPYDWGLNH, from the exons ATGGAAAAGGAAGAATCAGTTGAGAAAAAGGCAGCTAATTCTTCAAATCCAGGAAAGGAAGGTGATACATCTGATTCTCCTAAAGAACACAATGAAAATGGACTTCATATGGAGCCACATTTAGATACTAACTTGGCATCTCAAGTGCTGGAGGAAAATGCACCTGACACACGAATAGATGAACATGAAAAAGAAAGTCCTACCAAGAAAGATGTCATAGAATCTCCAACTAACAAGAGTGAGAAAGGCCCATCTGACTTAGCGAAAGGTGAAGATGGAAAAGAAATCTCTTCAGAGGACGGGAATGTAGATTCTGTACGTTGTAAAAAGTCAGAGGAGGAAATAGTTGAACTGCAGAAAGAACCACTAGGATTGCGGAATGTTAGTGAAGAAGCCACTGAAGCAGGTAGTCAAAAGACACACAGTAATTTGGGTGAAAAGGAGGCTGGATATTCAGAAGGAACAACCAAGAATCTTGAGGATATTCTttatgaagaggaagaagagccCGTCTTCGATGGAACTGAGCATCCTGGTATGGACCCGAATAGGAGTTCATCTGGTAGTTCCATGGAGAATGAGTCAGAGACACAAGGATATGCCTGGCCTGAGAAAGCAGTGGCTGTCAAGAACTTTGTGAAGGAGAAAAGTGTAGTTGCTGTCTCCAGGCTTCTGCGTCGCCTTTCTGGGAAAAGTAATGATGGACAGGATGATCCTGATGAGGAACATGAGAATAATACTAGCAACAGAGAAAAAAAGGAGGTTGCAGGTTCTTCAAGAGAAAGTGCAGCCCAAGAGTGTTCTCCAAAAACTGTAGAACGATATGGATGGAATCCCTTGAGCTTAATTGGGATTTCACGTGAGGCTGATGCAGATAATAAGGATGAACAAGTGGGGAATGCAACAGTCATAACAGAACCACTGCCCATGAAAGGACGTATCATATTGTACACAAGGTTAGGATGCCAGGATTGCAAAGAGGCAAGGCAAtttcttcataggaaaagactCAGATACGTTGAGATAAACATCGATGTATACCCTGGAAGAAAGTTAGAGCTTGAAAAGATTGCAGGATCATCTGCTGTTCCTaaaattttctttaatgaaGTACTTGTTGGTGGTTTGAGTGAGCTAAAGAGTTTGGATGAGTCTGGAAAGCTTGAGGAGAAGATTGAATATGTCATATCTGAAGTACCATCATTTGAAGCTCCTCTGCCACCACTTTCCGGTGAAGATGATCTGTCTAGCAGCGGTTCTATCGATGAGCTTGCTCTCATTGCtcgaaaaatgaaagaaaatattgTTGTTAAGGATCGATTTTATAAGATGCGCCGCTTCACTAActgttttcttggtttggaagctGTGGATTTTTTGTCAGAAGATCAATACTTGGAAAGGGAGGAG GCTGTTGAATTTGGTCGGAAGCTTGCAAGCAAACTCTTCTTTCAGCATGTTCTCGA TGAGAACGTGTTTGAAGATGGCAGTCACTTGTACCGTTTCCTTGATGATGACCCCCTTGTATCCCAATGCCAGAATATACCAAGGGGTGTAATTGAAGCCAAGCCAAAGCCCATAATTGAAATTTCATCAAGGTTGCGATTTTTGTTTTATGCTATCTTAGAAGCTTACACTTCAGAAGATCGGAAGCATGTTGATTATAGGAGCATCCATGGGAGTGAGGAATTTGCAAG GTACTTGAGGATAATTGAGGAGCTTCAAAGAGTGGAATTACATGATATGCCAAGGGAGGAGAAGCTTTCGTTTTTTATTAACCTCTATAATATGATGGCCATTCATGCAATACTGGTGTGGGGTCATCCTTCTGGGCCACTTgagagaagaaaattgtttggaGATTTCAAATATGTCATTGGGGGCTGTACATATTCACTCTCAGCTATCTATAATGGCATTTTAAGGTCCAATCAGAGGCCACCTTATAATCTGACCAAGCCATTTGGAATCAAAGATAAGCGTATTAAG aTGATTCTGCCTTACCCAGAGCCTCTTGTCCATTTTGCTTTGGTTTATGGTACTCGATCTGGGCCAGCTCTTCGCTGCTATTCACCTGGGGACATTGATAAACAGTTGATGGAAGCTGCCCATAATTTTATAAGGAGTGGAGGACTCATTGTTGACTTAGATGCCAAGACTCTGTATATAAGCAAGATATTTAGATG GTATAGTTCTGATTTTGGGAAGACTGAAGTTGAGGTGCTGAAGCATGGTGCAAACTATTTGGAGCCGGAGCAGTCTCAGACGTTGTTGGAGTTGCTTTCCAGTACTCAACTGAAATTAGTTTACCAGCCGTATGACTGGGGTCTGAACCATTAG
- the LOC113712950 gene encoding uncharacterized protein At4g37920-like, whose amino-acid sequence MELASTSASLGTYIVFPKPQLSFTSRTLYPSLFSVRNSFSKSLYLASKSQVRLHEFFHAAAVGNTSRVPYDSVEEHMTTAKHSGLKASNGITTSKEEETDKKDAAKSLDDQKMTRVCDKLIEVFMVDKPTPTDWRRLLAFSREWDSIRPHFYQRCQDRADTENDPGMKHKLLRLARKLKEVDEDVQRHEELLKVIRKSPSEISEIVAKRRKDFTQEFFVHLHAVAESYYDNPTEQNAVAKLGNMCLAAVQTYDTATESIEALNAAELKFQDIINSPSVDAACRKIDSLAEKNQLDSALVLMITKAWSAAKESTMTKDEVKDVLYHLYMTARGNLQRLVPKEIRILKYLLTIEDPEERMSALKDAFTPGEELEGKDVDCLYTTPEQLHTWIRTVVDAYHFSREGTLIREARDLMSPKIIQKLEELKKLVQDKFL is encoded by the exons ATGGAGTTGGCATCAACATCTGCATCTCTGGGAACTTATATCGTCTTCCCGAAGCCACAACTCTCTTTCACTTCAAGAACCCTCTACCCATCTTTATTTTCCGTCAGAAATTCATTCTCAAAGTCACTATATTTGGCTTCAAAATCCCAGG TCAGACTACACGAGTTTTTTCATGCAGCCGCTGTTGGCAATACATCTAGAGTACCATATGATTCTGTGGAAGAGCATATGACAACTGCTAAACACTCTGGCCTTAAAGCTAGTAATGGGATTACCACAAGCAAAGAAGAAGAGACTGACAAGAAGGATGCTGCAAAAAGTTTGGATGATCAAAAAATGACCAGAGTTTGTGACAAGCTGATTGAAGTTTTCATGGTTGACAAGCCCACTCCAACTGACTGGCGAAGGCTACTAGCTTTTAGCAGAGAATGGGACAGTATCCGACCTCATTTCTATCAGCGATGTCAGGATAGAGCTGACACTGAAAATGATCCTGGCATGAAGCACAAGCTACTCAGACTTGCGAGAAAGCTCAAAGAG GTTGATGAAGATGTTCAAAGGCATGAGGAACTACTCAAAGTGATCAGAAAATCACCATCTGAGATCAGTGAAATAGTTGCAAAGCGTCGTAAAGATTTTACACAGGAATTCTTCGTTCATCTTCATGCTGTGGCGGAATCTTATTATGACAATCCGACTGAACAAAATG CTGTGGCTAAGCTTGGGAATATGTGCTTGGCTGCTGTGCAAACTTATGATACTGCTACAGAAAGTATAGAGGCTCTAAATGCTGCAGAGCtgaaatttcaagatataaTCAATTCTCCCTCAGTAGATGCTGCTTGCAGGAAGATTGATAGTTTGGCTGAGAAAAATCAACTTGATTCTGCTTTGGTTCTGATGATCACAAAAGCTTGGTCCGCTGCAAAAGAATCAACCATGACAAAAGATGAG GTGAAAGATGTACTGTATCATTTGTATATGACAGCACGGGGCAATCTTCAGAGGCTTGTGCCGAAAGAAATCAGGATACTGAAGTATCttcttacaattgaagatccTGAGGAGCGCATGAGTGCTTTAAAAGATGCTTTTACTCCGGGagaagaacttgaaggaaaggATGTTGACTGCCTTTATAC GACACCAGAGCAGCTCCACACCTGGATTAGGACTGTGGTAGATGCATATCATTTCAGCAGAGAAGGCACGCTTATAAGGGAAGCTAGAGACCTGATGAGCCCAAAAATAATCCAAAAGCTAGAAGAGTTGAAGAAGCTAGTCCAGGACAAATTCTTGTAA
- the LOC113710891 gene encoding putative RING-H2 finger protein ATL12 produces the protein MNLEETSQQTINNCPRPDSGVRTTLWSFLQEKMGALSKFFLSPIYKATSICFSKVLPEALKFLILSAVILWSSYRRQSSRHEYMAQIDKQSCKFVFRKKLRPSLEAMECSICLCEIEEGDEARELHCNHVFHKNCLEKWLQRCHATCPLCRSLVVPEEVASEHKRSQAEHQLLKNSVEEELALMLLSTMTMSGWSCHSGF, from the exons ATGAATCTAGAAGAAACGAGTCAACAGACAATCAACAACTGTCCAAGACCAG ATTCCGGAGTGCGGACGACCCTTTGGTCTTTCTTGCAAGAAAAAATGGGTGCTCTGTCTAAATTCTTCTTGTCTCCAATTTACAAAGCCACATCAATTTGCTTCTCTAAAGTTCTTCCTGAAGCTTTGAAGTTCTTGATTTTATCTGCGGTTATTTTATGGAGTTCTTACAGGCGTCAAAGCTCTAGGCACGAGTACATGGCACAGATCGACAAGCAGAGCTGCAAATTTGTATTCAGAAAGAAGTTGAGGCCATCTTTGGAGGCAATGGAATGTTCCATCTGCTTGTGCGAAATTGAAGAAGGTGATGAAGCAAGAGAGCTGCATTGCAATCATGTGTTCCACAAGAATTGCCTGGAGAAATGGTTGCAGCGCTGTCATGCTACTTGCCCGCTTTGCCGGAGCTTGGTGGTGCCTGAGGAAGTTGCCTCCGAGCATAAACGATCACAGGCTGAACATCAGCTGCTGAAGAATAGTGTGGAGGAGGAATTGGCTCTTATGTTGTTGTCTACCATGACCATGAGTGGTTGGAGCTGTCATTCTGGGTTCTAA
- the LOC113712057 gene encoding uncharacterized protein isoform X2, whose product MNSQLMPMTRRTNTSCAICDSSNLASICPVCVNYRLNEYSTNLKSLKSKKDALYSKLSEALLAKRKADDQKSWLLLQKEKLIKMKEKLHLRQQEVLQGKSMIEAMSHDLDAKYELLESAMSVLQKNQVEQLEKFYPNLICTQSLGHMAITSELLHRQSVIVKQICKLFPLRRLNVDGDRKDGFTGQYDTICNARLPRGLDPHSVPRDELAASLGYMVQLLNLVVHHVCAPALHNSGFAGSCSRIWQRDSYWDARPSSRSEYPLFIPRQNFCSTSGETSWSDRSSSNFGVASMESDRKPHLDSSRSSSLNYSSASPHSIETHNDLQKGISLLKKSVACATAYCYNSLCLEVPAEASTFEAFSRLLSILSSSKQVRSFVSSKMASSRSSKQAQQLNKSVWKVDSAISSSTLVESAHAFPMKRNVFDSHVPSSASSFLFPTEFSDIGKNENFIEGWDLVEHPTYPPPPSQTEDVEHWTRAMFIDATKK is encoded by the exons ATGAATTCTCAGCTGATGCCGATGACCAGAAGAACCAATACTAGCTGTGCTATTTGCGAcagctccaatcttgcctcaATCTGCCCTGTCTGCGTCAATTACAG ATTGAATGAGTACAGTACTAATTTAAAGTCTCTGAAGAGCAAGAAGGATGCCTTATATTCAAAATTAAGCGAAGCCCTTCTTGCAAAG CGAAAGGCAGATGATCAGAAAAGTTGGTTGCTgcttcaaaaagagaaacttaTAAAAATGAAGGAGAAGCTCCATCTTCGACAACAAGAAGTTTTGCAAG GAAAGTCAATGATCGAGGCGATGTCTCATGATTTAGATGCCAAGTATGAATTGCTTGAGTCGGCCATGAGTGTG CTGCAAAAGAATCAAGTGGAACAACTAGAAAAGTTCTATCCTAATCTTATTTGCACACAGAGTCTTGGACAT ATGGCAATTACCTCTGAACTCCTACACAGACAGTCTGTCATTGTGAAACAGATATGCAAGTTATTCCCATTACGTCGG CTGAATGTTGATGGTGATAGAAAAGATGGTTTCACTGGTCAATATGACACCATTTGTAATGCACGCTTACCGAGAGGACTTGATCCACATTCTGTTCCACGTGATGAGCTTGCCGCCTCTTTGGG ATACATGGTGCAGCTTCTGAATCTTGTCGTTCATCATGTCTGTGCCCCTGCACTTCATAACTCAGGATTTGCG GGTTCATGCTCTAGGATATGGCAACGAGATTCTTATTGGGACGCTCGTCCATCTTCAAGAAG CGAATATCCTCTTTTCATTCCTCGCCAAAATTTTTGCTCCACTAGTGGGGAAACCTCATGGTCTGATAGAAGCTCAAGTAACTTTGGTGTTGCTTCGATGGAATCAGATAGGAAACCTCATTTGGATTCTTCTCGTAGTAGCAGTCTCAACTACTCGTCTGCCTCTCCTCATTCTATTGAAACACACAATGATTTGCAGAAAGGAATATCCCTTCTCAAGAAAAGCGTGGCATGTGCAACTGCATACTGCTATAATTCATTGTGTTTGGAAGTTCCTGCCGAGGCTTCTACGTTTGAAGCATTTTCGAGGTTGTTGTCCATCCTTTCTTCTTCCAAGCAAGTGCGGTCTTTTGTTTCCTCGAAAATGGCTTCTTCAAG GTCATCCAAGCAAGCCCAGCAGTTGAACAAGTCTGTATGGAAGGTAGATTCAGCTATTTCATCAAGCACTTTGGTGGAAAGTGCACATGCCTTCCCTATGAAG AGAAATGTTTTTGACAGCCATGTTCCGAGTTCTGCTTCCAGTTTCCTATTCCCCACTGAATTTTCTGATATTGGAAAGAATGAAAACTTCATTGAAGGATGGGATCTTGTTGAGCATCCAACTTATCCTCCTCCACCTTCACAAACTGAAGATGTAGAGCACTGGACACGAGCGATGTTTATTGATGCCACAAAGAAATGA
- the LOC113712057 gene encoding uncharacterized protein isoform X1 produces the protein MNSQLMPMTRRTNTSCAICDSSNLASICPVCVNYRLNEYSTNLKSLKSKKDALYSKLSEALLAKRKADDQKSWLLLQKEKLIKMKEKLHLRQQEVLQGKSMIEAMSHDLDAKYELLESAMSVLQKNQVEQLEKFYPNLICTQSLGHMAITSELLHRQSVIVKQICKLFPLRRLNVDGDRKDGFTGQYDTICNARLPRGLDPHSVPRDELAASLGYMVQLLNLVVHHVCAPALHNSGFAGSCSRIWQRDSYWDARPSSRSSEYPLFIPRQNFCSTSGETSWSDRSSSNFGVASMESDRKPHLDSSRSSSLNYSSASPHSIETHNDLQKGISLLKKSVACATAYCYNSLCLEVPAEASTFEAFSRLLSILSSSKQVRSFVSSKMASSRSSKQAQQLNKSVWKVDSAISSSTLVESAHAFPMKRNVFDSHVPSSASSFLFPTEFSDIGKNENFIEGWDLVEHPTYPPPPSQTEDVEHWTRAMFIDATKK, from the exons ATGAATTCTCAGCTGATGCCGATGACCAGAAGAACCAATACTAGCTGTGCTATTTGCGAcagctccaatcttgcctcaATCTGCCCTGTCTGCGTCAATTACAG ATTGAATGAGTACAGTACTAATTTAAAGTCTCTGAAGAGCAAGAAGGATGCCTTATATTCAAAATTAAGCGAAGCCCTTCTTGCAAAG CGAAAGGCAGATGATCAGAAAAGTTGGTTGCTgcttcaaaaagagaaacttaTAAAAATGAAGGAGAAGCTCCATCTTCGACAACAAGAAGTTTTGCAAG GAAAGTCAATGATCGAGGCGATGTCTCATGATTTAGATGCCAAGTATGAATTGCTTGAGTCGGCCATGAGTGTG CTGCAAAAGAATCAAGTGGAACAACTAGAAAAGTTCTATCCTAATCTTATTTGCACACAGAGTCTTGGACAT ATGGCAATTACCTCTGAACTCCTACACAGACAGTCTGTCATTGTGAAACAGATATGCAAGTTATTCCCATTACGTCGG CTGAATGTTGATGGTGATAGAAAAGATGGTTTCACTGGTCAATATGACACCATTTGTAATGCACGCTTACCGAGAGGACTTGATCCACATTCTGTTCCACGTGATGAGCTTGCCGCCTCTTTGGG ATACATGGTGCAGCTTCTGAATCTTGTCGTTCATCATGTCTGTGCCCCTGCACTTCATAACTCAGGATTTGCG GGTTCATGCTCTAGGATATGGCAACGAGATTCTTATTGGGACGCTCGTCCATCTTCAAGAAG CAGCGAATATCCTCTTTTCATTCCTCGCCAAAATTTTTGCTCCACTAGTGGGGAAACCTCATGGTCTGATAGAAGCTCAAGTAACTTTGGTGTTGCTTCGATGGAATCAGATAGGAAACCTCATTTGGATTCTTCTCGTAGTAGCAGTCTCAACTACTCGTCTGCCTCTCCTCATTCTATTGAAACACACAATGATTTGCAGAAAGGAATATCCCTTCTCAAGAAAAGCGTGGCATGTGCAACTGCATACTGCTATAATTCATTGTGTTTGGAAGTTCCTGCCGAGGCTTCTACGTTTGAAGCATTTTCGAGGTTGTTGTCCATCCTTTCTTCTTCCAAGCAAGTGCGGTCTTTTGTTTCCTCGAAAATGGCTTCTTCAAG GTCATCCAAGCAAGCCCAGCAGTTGAACAAGTCTGTATGGAAGGTAGATTCAGCTATTTCATCAAGCACTTTGGTGGAAAGTGCACATGCCTTCCCTATGAAG AGAAATGTTTTTGACAGCCATGTTCCGAGTTCTGCTTCCAGTTTCCTATTCCCCACTGAATTTTCTGATATTGGAAAGAATGAAAACTTCATTGAAGGATGGGATCTTGTTGAGCATCCAACTTATCCTCCTCCACCTTCACAAACTGAAGATGTAGAGCACTGGACACGAGCGATGTTTATTGATGCCACAAAGAAATGA
- the LOC140014949 gene encoding uncharacterized protein, translated as MEVIVKKPLLTCAEGALSSIFTTATPPASLVNVQLLSLARDLFGWLAATEVKGKGNSDDQLKVVGAEQGDGDEQNDGGSDNGEGDFPDGEEEVAPEDGGGPGSNPNSSNGNAKKGPAGAGGAGDENGEEEDGEDGDGHNDRDDDDDDENQDDDDDDDEEEEEDDDREDEGDEEEVAEEDAEDEEEPEDEEEEEALQPPKKRKK; from the exons ATGGAGGTGATTGTTAAGAAGCCCTTGCTAACGTGCGCCGAGGGTGCTCTGTCCTCGATTTTCACTACGGCTACTCCTCCTGCTTCTTTGGTCAACGTTCAACTGCTTTCCTTGGCTCGA GATCTTTTTGGGTGGTTGGCGGCAACTGAAGTGAAGGGTAAAGGAAACTCTGATGACCAGTTGAAAGTGGTGGGTGCAGAGCAAGGGGATGGAGACGAGCAAAACGACGGTGGCAGTGATAATGGGGAAGGTGACTTCCCGGATGGTGAAGAAGAGGTAGCCCCTGAAGATGGAGGCGGTCCTGGAAGCAATCCCAACAGCAGCAATGGCAACGCCAAGAAGGGCCCTGCAGGAGCTGGTGGTGCGGGAGACGAGAATGGGGAGGAAGAAGATGGAGAAGATGGTGACGGACACAATGACCGTGATGACGACGACGATGACGAAAAccaggatgatgatgatgatgatgacgaggaggaggaggaggatgatGATCGTGAGGATGAAGGAGATGAGGAAGAAGTGGCAGAAGAGGACGCAGAAGACGAAGAGGAGCCAGAagatgaggaagaggaggaggcCCTCCAGCCTccaaagaagaggaagaagtag